Below is a window of Halomonas sp. Bachu 37 DNA.
TATGTTGCCCGCTTGGCTTTACGCTGATGTTGCGCTTGATGTCAATAGGCTCTCGTCACCTCGCTTGTTTGTTGTTGCGCTATATTTCTTCCCAAAGAGACCGCCGGAAATCCTGGGTGAGTTCAGTGACTCTTTCGAGGCGCTCCATGTGTGCTTCGGTCAGCGATTGCACAACCTCCTGATAGCATTCGGTAACCTCAGCGGCTGAGGTGTTGCCTTGATGATTCCAGAAGCATTGGCTGATCTTTTCACTGCTTTCCATGAGGGCTTGCATGAATTGCGCTTCCATTTGCATGGTCTGGGCCAGGTTCTCCATCCAAACCAGTTGCATGCGGGTAAGAGGCAGTGTGCTTTGCAACCACTGTTGACTCCACCAGGCGGCGATTGGCTGGGTAGTGGAGAAGGCAGGGCTCAATGTTGTTACTTTGGGTGTGGCCACGGTTTGCCTCCTTCTGTTGGCAGAGTTTTGATAGGGCTTTTGACAGAGTTCGTTGAAAGATTTGTAGATAGAACTCAAGAGGGGAATTGGCTTTTCTTTCAGTATAGTCAAGGCTAAAGGTTGGCGGAGTGGCGTGTCAGCACTATTTTGATTTTGATCAAAGTCCTTGAACAACGGCCTGAGCCAAGAGCCTTTTCGCTTGATGGTTAAAATGATGCAGGGGGTGGCTACATGTGGGCAGTCGTGAAATCGGTATTGGCGGCTTTTCTGGGAGTGCAGAATGATCGGCAACGGCAAGTGGATTTCAGTTCCACGAGTCCATGGAGCTTTATCCTGGTGGCGATAGTGCTGGCTGCGTTGATGGTGATGGGGCTGATCTGGCTGGCGAATGCCATGGCAAGTCACTAGCGTTGACTACCGGGCGATGGCTTGACGTGACGAATCATCAATCTTACCTATACTGCAATTAACGTTTCCCTGATGTAATTGTTTTGAGGCATATCAACAAGAACAGAGTGCCGATAAGCAAGAACAACAATAATAGTGGAGGTGCTCATGCGGGCACGAGGGCAATGGGTAATCGGTAGCGGTTGCCTATTAGGTGCGTTGTCGGCGCAGGCCAATGGTTGGAACATGCCTGTTGGGGTAACCGACGTGAGCCGCGATATCCATGGATTGCATATGACGATCTTCTGGATTTGTGTGGTGATCGGAGTCGTTGTCTTCGGGGTAATGTTCTACTCCCTGTTTCGTTATCGTCGCTCCAAGGGCGCCAAGGCGGCCAATTTCCATGAGCACACATCGATCGAAGTGCTCTGGACAGCGATTCCCCTATTGATCCTGGTGGGTATGGCAGTACCGGCCACTGCCACGCTGAAGCAAATGTATGACCCTTCCGAAGCCGACCTCGATGTGATGATCACCGGCCAGCAGTGGCGCTGGCGTTACGAATATCTAGGCGAGGATGTCTCGTTCATTTCCAACCTGGGCACAGCAAGTGCCCAAATCAGCGGCGAGGAGGATTTCGGCGAGCACTACCTGCTCGAAGTCGATAATCCCTTGGTGCTTCCAATCAACCGCAAGGTTCGATTCCTGATGACCTCCGATGATGTCATTCACTCCTGGTGGGTGCCGGAGCTTGCTGTCAAGCAGGATACGATTCCAGGGTTCATCAATGAAAATTGGGTGCGTATCAACGAGCCCGGTATCTATCGGGGACAGTGCGCCGAGTTGTGCGGGAAAGACCATGCGTTCATGCCCATTGTGGTGCATGCCGTGGAAGAGCAGGAGTTCGATGATTGGATGGTTCAGCGGCGGGAGGAGGCAGAGCAAGAAGCCTCGAGCGTAGATCGTGACTGGACAATGGATGAATTGATGGTGCGCGGGGAACAGGTCTATCAATCCATTTGTGCTTCCTGTCACCAGAGTGAAGGTCAAGGAGCGCTACCCACCTTCCCGGCGCTGGACGGCAACGTGCAACTGAACGGTGACCGCGACTGGCACTTGTCGACGGTATTGAATGGTGTCTCGGGTACGGCCATGCCGGCATTCCGGTCCACTCTCAACCCCGTGGAAATCGCTGCGGTAGTGACCTATACACGTAATTCCTGGAGTAACGATACCGGGGATGTCGTGCAGCCTGCAGAAGTGGTTGAGGAACTGACCCAATAAGTGCTTGCCGACAACAATAAAATGACAGGAGACACCATATGGCGCCTCAGACACCTCCTCGCTACCCGCTGGAACAGAGTGTGGCTTCGGGAACCGCCACCACGGTCAATGACCATGGCGATACTCACCATCCGGCTCCCGGGGGGATTCTTCGCTGGTTGTTGACCACCAACCACAAGGAAATCGGCTCTCTCTATCTGATTTTCTCGCTGACGATGTTCTTCATCGGCGGGATATTCGCGCTGGTGGTAAGGGCCGAGTTGTTCCAGCCCGGCTTGCAACTCGTGCAACCCGAGTTCTTCAACCAGATGACAACCATGCACGGCTTGATCATGGTCTTCGCCGCGGTGATGCCGGCGTTCACCGGCTTGGCCAACTGGATGATTCCTCTGCAGATCGGGGCGCCCGACATGGCGCTACCGCGACTCAACAATTTCAGTTTCTGGTTATTGCCGGTGGCCTTCACCTTGCTACTCTCCACCCTGTTCATGCCGGGCGGTGGGCCAAATTTCGGCTGGACCTTCTATGCACCGCTTTCCACAAACTATGCGCCGCCATCCACGACCTTCTTTATCCTGTCATTACATATCGCGGGTATCAGTTCCATCCTTGGCGCCATCAATATCATCGCTACCATCTTGAACATGCGGGCGCCGGGTATGCGGTTGATGGACATGCCGTTATTCGTGTGGACATGGTTGATTACCGCTTTCCTGCTGATTGCGGTAATGCCGGTACTGGCCGGGGTGATCACCATGATGCTGATGGACATCAATTTCGGCTCCAGTTTCTTTGATGCCGCCGGCGGCGGTGATCCCGTGCTGTTCCAGCATCTGTTCTGGTTCTTTGGCCACCCCGAGGTCTATATCATGATCTTGCCGGCCTTCGGGATCGTCTCGGCCATTATTCCCACCTTCGCGCGCAAGCCGCTCTTCGGTTATGCATCGATGGTCTACGCGACCGCGGCGATAGCCATTCTGTCGTTTCTCGTCTGGGCGCACCATATGTTCGTGGTGGGCTTGCCGCTGGCGGCGGAACTGTTCTTCATGTACTCCACCATGCTGATCGCTGTACCCACAGGGGTGAAGGTGTTCAACTGGGTGACTACCTTGTTTCGGGGGTCGATCACTTTCGAGCCTCCCATGCTGTTTGCCCTGGCCTTCGTCGTGCTGTTCACCATCGGCGGTTTCTCGGGGTTGATGCTGGCGATTTCTCCCGCCGATTTTCAGTATCACGATACCTACTTCGTTGTGGCGCATTTCCATTATGTGCTGGTGCCCGGTGCAGTGTTCTCGATCATGGCGGGGGTCTACTACTGGCTGCCCAAGTGGACGGGGCATTATCCTCATGAACGCCTGGCCCAGTGGCATTTCTGGCTTTCGGTAATCGGGGTCAATCTAACGTTCTTCCCCATGCACTTCTCGGGTCTGGCCGGCATGCCGCGGCGGATACCGGACTATGCCCTGCAATTCGCTGACTTCAATCTGCTGTCCAGCCTGGGGGCGTTTCTCTTCGGGGCGTCACAGCTGCTTTTCGTGCTGGTAGTGGTGCTGTGTGTGCGGGGGGGCGTGAAGGCGCCGGCCAAGGCGTGGGACGGTGCGGAAGATCTGGAGTGGAGCGTTCCCAGCCCCGCGCCGCTGCATACCTTCGACACACCGCCGGTTTTCCAGCGCTCGTCACATTGAGCAGTGAGTCCAGGCGGCAGGAGGTGCGAAATGGATCAGCAGCGCGAAACGGCACAGGCCCTTGCAATCAGGCGGACGGTATGGCGCAGCATGGCGGCACTGGCGGGGATGTTTGCCTTCGCCTTTGCTCTGGTGCCGCTGTACGACGTGTTTTGTCAGATCACCGGGCTCAATGGGAAGGTGGATAACACCGCCCAGGCGATTGTCCACGAAAGCGTCGATGAGTCCCGTTATGTCACTGTGCAGTTCATTACCCGCGGCAGTTCGGGGCTGCCCTGGGAGATGAAGGTCGAAACGCGGCAAGTCAGCGTTCATCCCGGCCAGACATCGGAAATAAACTTTACCTTCCAGAATCATAGCCCCGCCATGAGCACAGGCCGGGCGGTCCCGAGTGTGTCGCCATCCAGCGCGTCGCGTCATCTACGCAAGATCAGCTGCTTCTGCTTCGCGGAGCAGCAGCTGGCGGGGGGAGAGAAGCTCGAGATACCGCTGGTTTTCCAGCTTTCCCGGGATCTGCCCGACGATATCCGCACTATTACGCTGGTCTACACCCTCTACCCCGTACACGAAGAAGTCATGGCCGATCGACGTGCGCAGCGCGCAGGAGGAAGGATATGAGCAGTGGTAGCTATTATGTACCTGCGACGAGCCGCTGGCCGGTATTGGGCTCGTTAGCCCTTGGCGTGATGATGCTGGGAACGGGCCTGCAGCTCGTCTACAGCAAAGGCATGTTCATCATGCTGGTCGGTCTGGTCGGGGTAATTGCCGTCATGACGCTATGGTTTCGGGACGTCGTGTCCGAATCACGCAGGGGGCTTTATGACGAGCAGATGGATCGTTCATTCCGCTGGGGAATGGCATGGTTCATCTTTTCGGAAGTGATGTTCTTCGCCGCGTTCTTCGGCGCCCTGTTCTATGTCCGCATGTTTGCCGTACCCTGGCTGGGAGGAGAAGGGGCGAAAGGCGTTTCGGCCTTGCTATGGCCTGAATTCGTTCCTCAATGGCCACTGCTGAACCCTCCCGACTCCTCGGTAATCGGCCCGAGAGATGTCTTCAGCCCCTGGCAGTTGCCCTTGGTCAATACGCTGATCCTGGTTTCCTCCAGCATCACCTTGACCGTGGCCCACGAAGCATTGAAGGAAAACTATCGCCGGACGTGCCGCAATTGGCTGGCCGTCACCGTATTGCTGGGGATCTGTTTCATCATTATCCAGGGTGTCGAATACTTTGAAGCCTTTACGCACTACGGCATTACCCTGGAGGCGGGCATCTTCGGCGGGACTTTCTTTATTCTGACGGGCTTTCATGGCCTGCATGTCATTATCGGTACGTTGATTCTGGCCGTCATGCTGGCGCGTGTATACAAGGGACATTTCAAACGAGAAGAGCATTTTGGCTTCGAGGCAGCCTGTTGGTACTGGCATTTCGTCGATGTCGTCTGGGTAGGACTATTCATCTTCGTCTATGTGTTGTAGCGCAATGCATACCGCAACGCTTAGCCCAAATCACCGAACCAGAAGCCATAGATGAGAAGAGCAATCAGCAGACAGCCCAGCGATATTCGCCACTTGAGCGAGACCAGCAGTCGCCGTGAGGCCTGGTCGTCGCGTAGCAGGAAGTTGGCTCCTGCCACCAAGCTGACGAGCATGGCGACAAATACAAGAGCGATAAGTACTTTGAGCCACATGGAGAATTCCTCGCAAGGTGCGGTTCAGGTCCGGCGTGATCGCTGGCGCTTGATCGGCTGGTACGGATTCTGGATGGTGTTGGTGATACTGGGTATCGCTCTGGGACTATGGCAGTGGGAACGGGCCGCTGACAAGCAGGCATTGCTTGAACAGCGCCAGACGGCTCCAGTAATGCTCAACCCTGCCGAGCCACCCGTGCCGGGAGCCAAGGTGACGCTTACCGGACACTATCTGGCAGAGCACACACGCTTTCTGGACAACCGAACCTTGAACGGTCGCTTGGGAGTGGCGGCATTGACCCCACTGAAAGATTCCAAAGGGCGCATGTGGCTGGTGGAACGTGGCTTTCTGCCAACCGGACCAAGCCGGGATACGCCCAATGTGGAAACTCCAAGCGACCAGGTGGAAGTGACGGGTGAGTGGCAGGCGGCGGGCGATCAGGGGCTATTACTGGGTCCCAATAGCGAAGGGCTACGCCTACAGCAGATCCAACTGCAAGAATGGGCGGAGGTAGGGGAGTTCGCTTATTCGGGGTGGTTGCATCTTGAAGCCGGAGAGGGCGCACTGGAGCCTTGGTGGGAAGCCAACGTCATGCCTCCTTCGCGGCACCTGGGGTACGCTGTCCAGTGGTGGGGGCTGGCGTTAGCGGCTTTCGTCGTCATGATGCTGGGTGCGCGTCGCTTGCGATACGATAATCAGCAATGGAATGGAGGCAGTACATGAATCGAGTCGCTCGCCAGAAGCTCAAGCTCCTGTGTCTGATTGCGGTGTTTGCCTTACCCATGCTCGTGGCTTGGGTGATGGTGACGTGGAATATCGGTATCCCCCAGCAACGCACCGCTCATGGCGAGCTCGACCCGGCCATTCCGTACTTGCATCAGTGGCCACTTGAGCGGGCTTGGGTGAATTCTGAGGTTGAAACCGCAACCTGGATGCTGGCGTTCGATTGCGAACGGGAGTGTGCTGCCCAGGCAGACGAATGGTGGCGGGTCCATCGGGCCTTGGGCAAGGAGGCACCACGGATCAGTCGGTTGCGTATCGGTGGTGAGATTCCTCTGTTGCCAGGTGAGGAAAGCCGTTCCTGGCGTGAGCGCCCTGCCTGGGCAAGCCCGGGAGGAAGTTGGATACTCGACCCCCGAGGCCGGCCGGTCTTGGCCTTTGCCGCTGGCACACCGGCAAAGGCAGTATTGGAGGACATCAATCACCTTCTGCGGATGAACCCCAAGTATTAAAGTAAGCGCAAGTCGTTATCACGTGTAATCAATGTCTACAAGAATTAGGGAGTACGATGCGATGGCGCCTGGTTCACGCCGCTTGACATGGTTGTTGCGATTGTCCCTTGTGGGAACCGTTTTCACCGCCTTGGTAATGCTGGTGGGGGCCTGGACACGTCTTGTCGATGCCGGCCTCGGCTGCCCCGATTGGCCCGGCTGCTATGGTCAGTTGGTGGTTCCGGGCAGTGACAATGCCTCCCTGGCGTATCCTGACTCGCCACTGGAACCCGTCAAGGCCTGGGTGGAAATGGTGCATCGCTATATCGCCAGTCTGCTTGGGCTCCTGGTGATCGGAATCGTCCTGCTGGGACGGCAATCAAGGCGCGATTCGGGTTATCCGTGGAAGCTATCCCTGGCGTTGCTCGGGGTGATTATCCTGCAAGGTGCGTTTGGCGCTTTTACCGTCACGCTGAGGCTCTGGCCACAGGTGGTGACGCTGCATTTGCTGGGAGGGTTGTCGGTACTTTCGCTCTTTCTCTGGTTGCACCTGCGGTTGAAGCGCTACGCATCCGGCGGAGATGGCTCGCCACGGCGTCCCAGCGTCGGGTGGGGACTTGCCGCGCTTGTCCTGGTTCTGCAATTGGCTCTGGGTGGTTGGGTAACGAGCAATTATGCTGGGCTCGCCTGCCAAGGTTTTCCCACCTGCAATTCCGAGTGGTTACCTGCGATGGACTGGAGTGAAGGTTTCCATCTAACCCAGACCGTGGGTCCTAATTATTTGCACGGTAAATTGCACGCAGAGGCCCGCACCACCATTCATTTCACTCACCGATTGGTGGCGCTAGTGCTAGGTGTGGTCCTGCTGGGGCTGGTACTGCGATATCGACAATCTCGAGTGCTACGTCCCTATTTGGCGTCGGTGCTGTTGGTTTATGCTGCTCAGGCCGCGATTGGCATTGCCAACGTTTTGCTTTGGCTGCCTTTATGGTTAGCCTTACTGCACACCGCCGGCGCCATGCTGTTGGCTATCAGCCTGTTGCTGGCGTTCTGGCGATGGCGATACGAGGAAGCCCCAAACAGTGTGCCGAACAAGCATGGCTTACCACAAGGCATTTCCCATGAAGCCATACAGGGGTAGCAATTAGCCTTGCCTAATAATATTTTGTGACTATATTTCAGGGTTTTAACATAAGGCCAAGTATTCAGGGGAAGGAGACGGCCCATGCGTAATGCAGTGATAACGCAGCAACAGTCCACGCCATTGTTCTGCAGTTGGAGCTGGCGTGACTTGCTGGGGCTATGCAAGCTTCGTGTAGTGGCAGTCATGCTGGTTTGCTCCCTGGTGGGGATGGCTCTCGCCACTAGCGGCATTCCCGATCCTGTAAAAGTGATATTCGGCTTGGCGGGCATCGGGCTGGTCGCCAGTGGGGCGGCGGCATTCAATCATGTGGTCGACCGTCGCCTGGATGCCTTGATGGCCCGTACCGCAAAACGACCGGTTGCCAGTAGAAGGTTGCCGGTAGGCATCGCTCTGGCCTGGGCGAGCCTGCTTTCGCTTGCGGGTGTGTCATTGCTGGCTTGGCAGGTCAATGCACTGACGGCCATTCTCACCTTCGCTTCTTTGGTGGGTTATGCCTTGATTTATACGGCGTTTCTCAAGCGAACTACGCCGCAGAACATAGTCATCGGTGGAGTGGCGGGTGCCGCTCCTCCGCTTCTGGGGTGGACGGCGATTACCGGTCAAGTAGGGGCGGATGCCGTGCTGCTGGTACTGATCATCTTTGCCTGGACTCCGCCTCATTTCTGGGCTCTGGCCATTCACAAATGCGATGACTATGCTCGCGCTGGTATTCCCATGCTGCCGGTAACTCACGGAATAGCCTTTACGCGGCTCCAAGTGTGGCTCTATGGCTGGCTGACGGTAGGAGCGACATTGCTGCCTTTCGTCATCGGAATGAGTGGGGCGATATATCTGGTGGGGGTGATGTTGCTTAATATCCGTTTCATGTATTGGAACTGGAAAGTGTGGCGAGGCCATGATCCTCAAGCCCCGCTGGCTGCCTTCTGGTTCTCGATTCGGTACTTGCTGGGCGTATTCGGGGTACTCTTACTGGATCACTATGCCGCTTCATGGAGCTGGTATTGATCAAAAGTTCAGCGTTAGGCGCGGTATCGTTTACCTCCCTTGGGCGGGGATGCTGTGGGGTGTAGAATTATCCTTTAATGATTCCATGCACGGACTCCCGAGGTAATTCATGAATACGCTGGGCGCGGTTATCCTGTTAGGGATAGGATTGGTCGTTGTGGCGGGGTTGGCTGCCTATGCGCTTAACTTGCGCAAGGAAGTTAGCAGGCGTGAACGTCAGCGTGAGGCAGAGGAGCGCAGGGCGCGTGAAAATAGCCTGGAAAACCTGGACCTGGTGGTGGCGGCTATGCTACAGCATCAAGTCGACATCACCGAAGGAGCCTGGCGCTGCAAGGTGCTGCTGGAAATAATCGATGCGGAACTGGCAAAAGAAACGGCTTTTCAAGCCTTCGGTGAAATGTATGCTCGAACCCGGCATCTCAAGACCCATTCAGCACGGCAGGAACTCACCCCTAGAGAGCGCATGAAACAAGACAAGGAGCGCCTTGCCATCGAAGGCGAGATGCGCGCAGAGGTTATGGCCGCCGCTGCAGCAGTAATGGAATGGCGTGGCCAGCGGCAGGATTTGGCTCGAGAAGCCCGTTAAATTTCTGTAGAGTAGAAATTGTCGTAAGCGGTCGCTTTTTTTACTGCTTACAAATATGTTTGCTATGCTACGTAGCGTAGGCGTTTTCTCTAGTTATCAACTAGTTTGGGCGCCGAGGGATGAAAATCTCAAGAGAAAACAATTCTTGTTTGAGTCATTACTTCCCTTGGAATAAGTGAGTTGAAAAAAATGAAAGAGTTCCTGATGAATGGACTCGATCATCAAAAGGCACTGGATGGCCCTGACTCTCCTGTCGGTCATGTCAGCATTAATATCAAGAAGGAGTCTTGCATGAAAAAATCAACGACTGGCTTATTGCTTGGTTCTGCTCTGGTTGTAGGTCTTTCGGGCTGCGCATCCTCGGCACAACAGTCTTCTCAAGGATCGGCAGGCGCAAGCAGCGATCGCAGCTGGTACCAGCATCCGGCCGTCTGCGGCCTGGCGGGAAGTGTGATCGGCGGTAGCCTCGGCTATGCCACCAGCGGTCAATCCGATGAAGAGCGCAACACGGCGGTAGGCGCTACCGCAGGCGCTGCAATCGGGGGCCTGCTGTGTGCCGATCGTACACCCGAGCCGGTAGAAGCGCAGTGCCCCAGCTACGGTGAAGTGCCGGCGGGTGTTGCCGTCGATGCCGAAGGCTGCCCGCTCGATTCCGACAATGATGGCGTGCCGGACTATCGCGACCAGTGCCCCGGTACCCCGGCAGGTGTGGAAGTGAATGCCCAAGGCTGCCCGCTGGATTCCGATAACGACGGCGTGCCGGACTACCGTGATCAGTGCCCCAACACGCCTGCAGGCGCGGAAGTCAACGCCCTGGGTTGTGAAGAAGGTGTCGTGCTGGAAAACGTGAATTTCGAATTCGATTCTGCCCAGTTGACGCTTAATGCACGTGAAGTACTTGATGATGTCGCTGAGCGCCTGGCTAACAATCCCGGTGTACGTGTACGTATCGAAGGGCACACCGACGCCGTGGGTTCCGATCAGTACAACAAGGACCTGTCGCAGCGTCGTGCCGAGTCTGTGGTGAGCTATATGGCTCAGCGTGGTATCAGCTCGGATCGCATGATGGCGGTCGGTTATGGTGAAGAGCAACCAATTGCCACCAACGAGACCGATGCGGGCCGTGCACAGAATCGTCGTGTTGAACTCGACGAATGGAACTAAAGCAATACCGCGTTTAGCCTGGTGATTTGCCAGGTGTGACGTATCAACGGGAGGCCATGGGCCTCCCGTTTCATTGTTGAAGCAGGCCAGCAGAAAGGCTCAGGGGTTGGTCGTATAGTTGACTCTTCTGCCTTTCGTTCAGTTCTGCTAGGCTAGCCGCCTCATGTAGTTCTCGACTTACCCTGACCATTGATAGCGAAATGTGATCCTTGGTATGGATCACCACTGCGCTCAAGGAATTATCTGAATGCCCATCGTGACACTGCCTGACGGCAGCCAAAGAACATTCGAAGAACCGCTTTCCATCATGCAACTTGCGCATTCCATTGGCCCTGGTTTGGCCAAGGCCTGCGTGGCGGGCAAGATAGATGGCACCTTGGTGGATGCGGCGGATATCATCGAGCATGACTCCGAGATCGCTATTATTACTGCACGTGATGAAGAGGGGCTGGAAATCATTCGTCACTCGTGCGCGCACTTGCTGGGGCACGCGGTCAAGCAGTTGTTCCCCGAAGCGAAAATGGCCATTGGCCCTGTCATTGACGACGGCTTTTACTACGATATTGATTTTGGTCGCTCCATTTCCTCAGAGGAACTGGAAACGATCGAGAAGCGCATGAAGTTGTTGATCGAGCGGGAATACGAAGTAATCCGCGAATATGTCGATCGGGACAAGGCCATGCTCACTTTCCTGCACCGAGATGAGCCGTACAAGCAGGAAATTGTGCGCGAGCTTCCCGATGGCGCCACGATCCGGCTTTATCACCATGAAGAGTACACCGACATGTGCCGGGGGCCTCATGTGCCCAATACTCGTCATCTGAAGGCGTTCAAGCTGACCAAGCTGGCCGGCGCCTACTGGCGCGGCGATGCAGCGAACACCATGCTTACCCGGGTATACGGTACCGCCTGGGGTGACAAGAAGCAGCTCAAGGCTTACCTGCAGCGTCTGGAAGAAGCGGAAAAGCGCGACCACCGTAAACTGGCACGCAAGATGGATCTCTTCCATCTGCAGGAAGAAGCGCCGGGGATGGTGTTCTGGCATCCCAATGGCTGGACGATGTACCAAGCGCTTGAACAGTACATGCGCCGGGTGCAGATCGAACATGGTTATCAGGAAATCCGCACACCTCAGGTGGTCGATCTTTCCTTGTGGAAGAAATCGGGTCACTGGGGCCATTACAGTGAACTGATGTTCACCACCGAGTCGGAAAAGCGTGAATACGCCGTCAAGCCCATGAATTGCCCGTGCCATGTGCAGGTGTTCAATCAAGGCTTGAAAAGCTACCGTGACTTGCCGCTACGCCTGGCCGAATTCGGTAGCTGTCATCGCAATGAACCTTCGGGCTCGTTGCATGGTCTGATGCGAGTTCGTGGATTTACGCAGGACGACGCTCATATCTTCTGTACCGAGGGCCAGATCCAGAAGGAAGCGGAAGCCTTTATCGCCTTGACGCTGCAAGTCTACAAGGAACTGGGGTTCGAAGAAGTCGAGCTCAAGCTATCCACTCGCCCTGAAGACTTTCTCGGTGAGGCGGAGCTGTGGGATCGCGCCGAGCAAGGGCTGGAGGCTGCGCTTGATTCCACGGGGCTTGAGTGGGAGCTTCAGCCGGGCGAAGGGGCCTTTTATGGGCCTAAAATCGAATTTGCTTTGCGGGATTGTCTCAATCGTGTCTGGCAGTGTGGTACTCTACAACTCGATTTCAACTTGCCGGGCAGGTTGGGAGCTCAGTTTGTCGATGAAGATGGCAGCCGAAAGATGCCGGTTATGCTGCACCGAGCGATTCTAGGCTCCTTCGAGCGCTTCCTGGGTATACTGATTGAGCACTATGCGGGAGCCATGCCACTATGGCTCGCTCCGCAGCAAGCCGTGGTCATGACGATTACCGATGCCCAGCGAGATTATGCTCTTGCGTTAGAGCAACGCTTGCAGAAAAATGGGTTACGGGTCAAGGCGGACTTGAGGAACGAGAAGATCGGCTTTAAAATCCGTGAACATACGTTGCAAAAAGTTCCCTATCTTCTGGTGGTAGGAGATAAGGAAGTCGATGCTGACTCAGTGGCCGTGCGTACGCGCACCGGCGAAAATCTCGGCACAATGACGATTGATGAGTTTGTTCAACGCATTGATGCAGAACGAGCTGCTCTAACAACATCGTCAATTGCCTAAGGAGACGGAACGATCAAGCGAAGCAACCAGCGTGGGCGTCCCCAAGAAAAACGCCCCCCAATGAACGAGCGAATTACCGACGAAGAAGTCCGCCTGATCGATAGCGACGGCGAACAGCTAGGCATTGTAGCGACCAGCGAAGCGCTGGAACGTGCCGAGAGCGCCGGTATGGATCTTGTGCAGATTTCCAACGCCGATCCAATTGTTTGCAAGATCATGGATTACGGCAAATTCGTCTTCGAGCAGAAGAAGCAGAAAGCTGCTCAGAAGAAGAAGCAGAAGCAAATCCAGGTCAAGGAAGTCAAATTCCGGCCTGGCACCGATGAAGGCGATTATCAGGTCAAGCTTAAAAACCTGACGCGCTTTCTTGAAGGTGGTGACAAAGGCAAGGTCACGTTGCGCTTTCGAGGTCGTGAAATGGCACACCAGGATATCGGCCGTCGGCTGATGGAACGGATTGCCTCCGACCTGGAAGAGATCGGTGCGGTGGAATCCTTCCCCAAGATGGAAGGCCGCCAGATGGTCATGATTCTTGCCCCCAAGAAGAAGTGATTCAGCGGCGTTTTCAACGGACCTCCGCCATGGCGGGGGTCGGCCCTGGGTTTTCTTAAAAAATCTCGAGCGGAGATATTCTCATGCCGAAAATCAAGAGTAACAGCGGCGCTGCGAAGCGTTTCAAGAAGACAGCGAACGGCTTCAAGCACAAGCAGTCTTTCCGTAGCCACATTCTGACCAAGAAATCGACCAAGCGTAAGCGTCAGTTGCGCGGTATGAAGCAGATCCACGGTGCCGACAAGGCGCTGATCCAGCGCATGCTGCCGAATCTGTAACGCAACGTTATCGTTTTCACTGAAATCCAGATCGGGTTTCAGCCCTAAAGTCAGGAGTGTGTTATGACCCG
It encodes the following:
- a CDS encoding COX15/CtaA family protein, with the protein product MSTRIREYDAMAPGSRRLTWLLRLSLVGTVFTALVMLVGAWTRLVDAGLGCPDWPGCYGQLVVPGSDNASLAYPDSPLEPVKAWVEMVHRYIASLLGLLVIGIVLLGRQSRRDSGYPWKLSLALLGVIILQGAFGAFTVTLRLWPQVVTLHLLGGLSVLSLFLWLHLRLKRYASGGDGSPRRPSVGWGLAALVLVLQLALGGWVTSNYAGLACQGFPTCNSEWLPAMDWSEGFHLTQTVGPNYLHGKLHAEARTTIHFTHRLVALVLGVVLLGLVLRYRQSRVLRPYLASVLLVYAAQAAIGIANVLLWLPLWLALLHTAGAMLLAISLLLAFWRWRYEEAPNSVPNKHGLPQGISHEAIQG
- the cyoE gene encoding heme o synthase, with product MRNAVITQQQSTPLFCSWSWRDLLGLCKLRVVAVMLVCSLVGMALATSGIPDPVKVIFGLAGIGLVASGAAAFNHVVDRRLDALMARTAKRPVASRRLPVGIALAWASLLSLAGVSLLAWQVNALTAILTFASLVGYALIYTAFLKRTTPQNIVIGGVAGAAPPLLGWTAITGQVGADAVLLVLIIFAWTPPHFWALAIHKCDDYARAGIPMLPVTHGIAFTRLQVWLYGWLTVGATLLPFVIGMSGAIYLVGVMLLNIRFMYWNWKVWRGHDPQAPLAAFWFSIRYLLGVFGVLLLDHYAASWSWY
- a CDS encoding DUF2489 domain-containing protein, coding for MNTLGAVILLGIGLVVVAGLAAYALNLRKEVSRRERQREAEERRARENSLENLDLVVAAMLQHQVDITEGAWRCKVLLEIIDAELAKETAFQAFGEMYARTRHLKTHSARQELTPRERMKQDKERLAIEGEMRAEVMAAAAAVMEWRGQRQDLAREAR
- a CDS encoding OmpA family protein, whose protein sequence is MKKSTTGLLLGSALVVGLSGCASSAQQSSQGSAGASSDRSWYQHPAVCGLAGSVIGGSLGYATSGQSDEERNTAVGATAGAAIGGLLCADRTPEPVEAQCPSYGEVPAGVAVDAEGCPLDSDNDGVPDYRDQCPGTPAGVEVNAQGCPLDSDNDGVPDYRDQCPNTPAGAEVNALGCEEGVVLENVNFEFDSAQLTLNAREVLDDVAERLANNPGVRVRIEGHTDAVGSDQYNKDLSQRRAESVVSYMAQRGISSDRMMAVGYGEEQPIATNETDAGRAQNRRVELDEWN
- the thrS gene encoding threonine--tRNA ligase, with product MPIVTLPDGSQRTFEEPLSIMQLAHSIGPGLAKACVAGKIDGTLVDAADIIEHDSEIAIITARDEEGLEIIRHSCAHLLGHAVKQLFPEAKMAIGPVIDDGFYYDIDFGRSISSEELETIEKRMKLLIEREYEVIREYVDRDKAMLTFLHRDEPYKQEIVRELPDGATIRLYHHEEYTDMCRGPHVPNTRHLKAFKLTKLAGAYWRGDAANTMLTRVYGTAWGDKKQLKAYLQRLEEAEKRDHRKLARKMDLFHLQEEAPGMVFWHPNGWTMYQALEQYMRRVQIEHGYQEIRTPQVVDLSLWKKSGHWGHYSELMFTTESEKREYAVKPMNCPCHVQVFNQGLKSYRDLPLRLAEFGSCHRNEPSGSLHGLMRVRGFTQDDAHIFCTEGQIQKEAEAFIALTLQVYKELGFEEVELKLSTRPEDFLGEAELWDRAEQGLEAALDSTGLEWELQPGEGAFYGPKIEFALRDCLNRVWQCGTLQLDFNLPGRLGAQFVDEDGSRKMPVMLHRAILGSFERFLGILIEHYAGAMPLWLAPQQAVVMTITDAQRDYALALEQRLQKNGLRVKADLRNEKIGFKIREHTLQKVPYLLVVGDKEVDADSVAVRTRTGENLGTMTIDEFVQRIDAERAALTTSSIA
- the infC gene encoding translation initiation factor IF-3 — translated: MNERITDEEVRLIDSDGEQLGIVATSEALERAESAGMDLVQISNADPIVCKIMDYGKFVFEQKKQKAAQKKKQKQIQVKEVKFRPGTDEGDYQVKLKNLTRFLEGGDKGKVTLRFRGREMAHQDIGRRLMERIASDLEEIGAVESFPKMEGRQMVMILAPKKK
- the rpmI gene encoding 50S ribosomal protein L35 is translated as MPKIKSNSGAAKRFKKTANGFKHKQSFRSHILTKKSTKRKRQLRGMKQIHGADKALIQRMLPNL